A window of Costertonia aggregata contains these coding sequences:
- a CDS encoding tetratricopeptide repeat-containing sensor histidine kinase: protein MQELLDEAYGYENTNPQKALETYRQALDVSRDGNYNLGAFRSLNYSGIVYSNLAEYGSALHYYKESMGYADLADYPKGKAATLINIGNIHQYLGDFDKAVDNYLKGIEVFEIIKDSSSVAVTSQNLAALFSSLKKYDKEANYLNKALRFLPKKETKLLGFLYGDLGLSETRVGELKEAFEYFKKADSLSKLINDKRLDFFVERNFGEYYLLKKSFGKAIVYLENALCINEQLNDKYFRAEMLSKLGQGHAELKDYSKSVDYLNRAVEMASSNGLKEIQEKAYYTLSKVEVEKGNFKKALNYLNKHLIFKDSILNETYLNQINYYEKSFETKQKEAQISKQRLQLEKQQNTILKKENEKTLAYAIGGFLVLVFISLAMFFKQRQKAKANEILALKTKQELVKLEALIDGEENERNRLAQDLHDGINGDLAVIKYKISSIGQKGFSTKEKEDYGEALGMLDNAVEQVRRISHNLAPPSLTRFDLTEALEQFCNKQNTLKKVKISFQHFGNRVNLKKENETAIYRIVQELINNILKHAKASEAMVQINNHGDKLTITVEDNGEGFDPDNNSTGIGLQNIKSRVDFLKAGLDIDSSDNGTTIQIALDLNKMKEV, encoded by the coding sequence GTGCAAGAATTATTGGACGAAGCGTACGGTTATGAAAACACAAACCCACAAAAAGCTCTGGAAACATATCGGCAGGCTTTAGATGTAAGTCGTGATGGGAATTACAATCTTGGCGCTTTTCGCTCATTAAACTATAGTGGTATAGTATACTCAAACCTAGCGGAATACGGCTCTGCACTTCATTATTACAAAGAGTCCATGGGCTATGCAGATTTAGCTGACTATCCCAAGGGAAAAGCTGCGACTTTAATCAATATAGGCAACATACATCAATATTTGGGAGACTTCGACAAAGCTGTGGATAATTATTTAAAGGGGATAGAAGTATTTGAAATCATTAAAGATAGCTCAAGTGTTGCGGTGACTTCGCAAAATCTTGCCGCCCTTTTTAGTTCTTTGAAAAAATATGATAAAGAAGCCAATTACTTAAATAAAGCGTTACGTTTTTTGCCCAAAAAAGAGACCAAACTTTTGGGATTCTTATATGGTGATTTAGGTCTTTCAGAAACTAGGGTTGGAGAACTAAAAGAGGCTTTTGAGTATTTTAAGAAAGCAGATAGCTTGTCTAAACTAATAAATGACAAACGCCTAGATTTTTTTGTAGAACGTAATTTCGGCGAATATTACCTTTTAAAGAAATCCTTTGGCAAAGCCATTGTTTATTTAGAAAATGCACTTTGCATAAACGAGCAACTAAATGATAAATATTTCCGGGCAGAAATGCTGTCCAAATTGGGGCAGGGTCATGCCGAGTTGAAAGATTATTCAAAATCAGTTGATTATTTAAATCGTGCAGTTGAAATGGCGAGTTCGAATGGTTTAAAGGAAATTCAAGAAAAGGCCTATTATACACTTTCAAAAGTTGAAGTGGAAAAAGGAAATTTTAAAAAAGCCCTCAATTATTTGAATAAACATTTGATTTTCAAAGACTCCATTTTGAATGAGACCTATTTAAATCAAATAAATTATTACGAGAAATCTTTTGAAACCAAACAAAAAGAGGCACAAATCAGTAAGCAAAGACTACAACTTGAAAAACAGCAAAACACCATTCTTAAGAAAGAAAATGAAAAGACGCTGGCCTATGCCATAGGAGGGTTTTTGGTTTTGGTCTTTATCTCCTTAGCGATGTTTTTTAAACAGCGTCAAAAGGCGAAGGCCAATGAGATTTTAGCATTAAAGACCAAACAAGAGCTTGTAAAACTCGAAGCCTTGATTGATGGTGAAGAGAACGAACGCAACCGTCTTGCCCAAGATTTGCATGATGGTATCAATGGCGATTTGGCGGTCATCAAATACAAAATCAGTAGCATTGGCCAAAAAGGTTTTTCAACTAAGGAAAAAGAAGATTATGGCGAAGCGTTGGGCATGTTGGATAATGCAGTGGAACAGGTGCGAAGGATTTCGCATAATTTGGCACCACCCTCATTAACCCGGTTCGATTTGACCGAGGCCCTAGAACAATTTTGCAACAAGCAGAATACACTAAAAAAGGTAAAGATTAGCTTTCAACATTTTGGGAACAGGGTCAATCTAAAGAAAGAAAACGAAACGGCAATTTATCGTATCGTACAAGAGCTTATCAATAATATCTTAAAACATGCCAAAGCCTCAGAAGCTATGGTACAAATAAACAACCATGGAGACAAACTGACCATCACTGTAGAGGATAACGGAGAGGGTTTTGATCCTGACAATAATTCTACGGGAATAGGCTTGCAAAATATAAAATCTAGGGTTGATTTCTTAAAGGCCGGATTGGACATTGACAGTAGTGACAATGGTACGACCATACAAATAGCCTTAGACCTTAATAAAATGAAAGAAGTATGA
- a CDS encoding transporter → MTRLLYICIFLYTAVVFSQGAWTRANKEVYSQLSFNSITYSNIFGNPDYDTERKISDNTLQLYTEYGVSNKTTLIFNLPLKLLNAGNTLENNTPITSEGSENTLGNITLGVKYQLYKKNWVVSGQLNVETNTGTFFQESGLRSGYDTWTLVPRINIGRSFDGFYIQGYTGVDVRFNDYSSNLRVGAEIGATPIKKLWTIGFLDFSSSFKNGAIVLPVENVLTGLYVNDQEYFAYGLKLIYEASNTFGFLANYAGALSGTNVPKSGVLGIGLYHKF, encoded by the coding sequence ATGACAAGGTTGCTATATATTTGTATTTTTCTTTATACTGCAGTGGTTTTCTCGCAAGGCGCATGGACTAGGGCCAATAAGGAAGTGTACTCGCAATTATCTTTCAACAGTATAACATACTCAAACATTTTTGGAAATCCTGATTACGACACAGAGCGAAAAATATCCGATAATACCTTGCAGCTTTATACCGAATACGGAGTGTCCAATAAGACAACATTGATTTTTAATCTACCCTTAAAGCTTTTAAATGCGGGTAATACACTTGAAAATAATACACCCATCACTTCGGAAGGCTCAGAAAATACACTTGGTAACATTACCTTAGGAGTAAAATATCAACTTTACAAAAAGAATTGGGTGGTTTCCGGGCAATTGAATGTGGAAACGAATACGGGTACTTTTTTCCAAGAATCGGGTTTACGAAGTGGTTATGATACTTGGACCTTGGTCCCGAGAATAAATATAGGTAGAAGTTTTGATGGTTTTTACATACAAGGTTATACGGGTGTTGATGTGCGATTTAATGATTATAGCTCAAACTTGAGGGTTGGAGCTGAAATAGGGGCCACACCAATAAAAAAATTATGGACAATAGGCTTCTTGGATTTTTCTTCCTCATTTAAAAACGGTGCGATAGTCTTACCGGTAGAAAACGTACTTACCGGCCTTTATGTGAACGATCAAGAATATTTTGCATACGGATTAAAACTTATCTATGAAGCATCGAACACATTTGGATTTTTGGCAAATTATGCTGGTGCACTTTCGGGCACCAATGTGCCCAAGAGCGGGGTTTTGGGTATAGGTCTTTACCACAAATTTTAA
- a CDS encoding glutamine synthetase III family protein has protein sequence MSMSRFDAIRNSYIRNTISIEEKGRRSELFASHVFNEKRMLQYLTKDALNSVKSAILSGTKIDRKIADQVAEAMKGWAISMGATHYTHWFQPLTGATAEKHDAFFDLLPDGTALEKFGGGQLVQQEPDASSFPSGGIRNTFEARGYTAWDPTSPAFIYGTTLCVPTIFVSYTGEALDNKAPLLRALHAMDEAATDVAKYFDKTVTKVNATLGWEQEYFLLDKALAHSRQDILMTGRTLIGHSAAKGQQLDDHYFGVIPNRALSFMSDLEKECTKLGIPVKTRHNEVAPNQFELAPVFEEANLAVDHNLLLMDVMDKIADKHNFKVLFHEKPFAGINGSGKHNNWSLATDTGTNLLSPGTTPMKNLQFLTFFINTIKAVDTYEELLRSSIASASNDHRLGANEAPPAILSIFIGTQLSAVLDELEGVSKGKLSPEEKTELKLNVVGKIPEILLDNTDRNRTSPFAFTGNKFEMRGVGSKINCAKPMTVLNTIVAKQLRSFKKEVDTLIDKKSLKKDEAIFNVLREYIKTSKRIRFDGDGYSDEWEKEAKRRKLSNNKATPEALQILTSKETVALFKEMDVMSETEIKARQEVELEAYILHLQIEGRVFGELIYNHILPAVINYQNTLIKNVMGLKEIYGAAHKNLTEGQLGILEEIAEHLTEVKKKTDAMILTRKKANTLKDINAKANAYCENVKPYFDEIRYHCDKLELLVDDAVWPLTKYRELLFIK, from the coding sequence ATGTCCATGTCACGATTTGATGCTATCCGTAATAGCTACATTAGGAATACCATTTCAATTGAAGAAAAAGGGAGACGGTCAGAACTTTTTGCATCCCATGTCTTTAATGAGAAAAGAATGCTGCAATACCTTACCAAAGATGCCTTGAATAGCGTAAAGAGTGCAATTTTATCCGGAACCAAAATAGATAGGAAAATAGCCGATCAAGTTGCTGAGGCCATGAAAGGCTGGGCCATATCAATGGGCGCGACCCATTATACACACTGGTTTCAACCATTAACAGGTGCTACGGCAGAAAAACATGATGCCTTTTTTGACCTTTTGCCCGATGGTACCGCATTGGAAAAATTTGGTGGCGGTCAATTGGTACAACAAGAACCAGATGCATCGAGCTTTCCCAGTGGTGGTATCAGAAATACGTTCGAAGCAAGGGGCTATACCGCTTGGGATCCAACCTCACCGGCTTTTATCTATGGTACAACATTATGTGTTCCTACTATTTTTGTTTCTTATACCGGGGAAGCATTGGACAATAAGGCACCGCTTTTAAGGGCATTGCATGCTATGGATGAAGCGGCTACCGATGTTGCCAAATATTTTGATAAAACCGTAACAAAGGTTAATGCGACATTGGGTTGGGAACAAGAATATTTTTTGTTGGACAAGGCTTTGGCGCATTCAAGACAAGATATTTTGATGACGGGCCGCACCTTGATCGGCCACTCCGCAGCAAAAGGGCAACAACTGGACGACCATTATTTTGGGGTCATACCCAACCGGGCACTTAGTTTTATGAGCGACTTGGAAAAGGAATGTACCAAATTAGGTATTCCGGTCAAAACAAGACATAATGAGGTAGCCCCCAACCAATTTGAGTTAGCCCCGGTTTTTGAGGAGGCCAATTTGGCGGTAGACCATAATTTGCTGTTGATGGATGTAATGGATAAGATTGCGGACAAACATAATTTTAAGGTTCTCTTTCACGAAAAACCTTTCGCAGGCATAAATGGTTCGGGAAAACATAATAATTGGTCCCTAGCTACCGATACGGGCACTAATTTATTGAGCCCAGGTACTACACCTATGAAGAACCTTCAATTTTTGACCTTTTTTATCAATACCATAAAAGCGGTAGATACGTATGAGGAGTTGTTGCGTTCCTCAATAGCATCGGCTAGTAACGACCACAGACTGGGTGCCAATGAAGCCCCACCAGCCATATTGTCGATATTTATAGGCACACAATTAAGTGCTGTTTTGGACGAGCTGGAAGGCGTCTCAAAAGGAAAGCTTTCCCCTGAGGAAAAAACGGAGCTAAAGTTGAACGTAGTAGGTAAAATACCTGAAATATTGCTAGACAATACCGATCGTAACCGTACATCTCCCTTTGCCTTTACGGGCAACAAGTTCGAGATGAGAGGGGTCGGCTCAAAAATTAATTGTGCCAAGCCCATGACGGTTTTAAATACCATTGTTGCCAAGCAGCTCAGAAGTTTCAAAAAAGAGGTAGATACGTTGATTGACAAGAAGAGCCTCAAAAAGGACGAGGCTATCTTTAATGTACTCAGGGAATATATAAAAACATCAAAGCGTATACGCTTTGACGGCGATGGGTATAGTGATGAATGGGAAAAGGAGGCCAAAAGAAGAAAACTCAGCAATAACAAGGCAACACCTGAAGCATTACAAATACTAACATCAAAGGAAACCGTTGCCCTTTTCAAGGAAATGGACGTAATGAGCGAAACCGAGATAAAGGCACGCCAGGAGGTCGAGCTGGAAGCTTATATTCTTCATCTTCAAATAGAAGGTAGGGTCTTTGGGGAACTTATTTATAACCACATTTTACCTGCGGTAATCAACTATCAGAATACATTGATAAAGAACGTAATGGGACTGAAGGAGATATACGGTGCGGCCCATAAGAATTTAACTGAGGGACAGCTAGGTATCTTGGAAGAAATCGCTGAACATCTTACCGAGGTAAAGAAAAAAACAGATGCCATGATCCTTACCAGGAAAAAGGCAAATACCTTAAAAGATATCAATGCAAAGGCGAACGCTTACTGCGAAAATGTTAAGCCCTATTTTGACGAAATACGCTACCATTGCGACAAGTTGGAGCTTCTTGTTGACGATGCGGTTTGGCCATTGACGAAATACAGGGAGCTATTGTTTATCAAATAA
- a CDS encoding collagen-like triple helix repeat-containing protein, with protein sequence MKTTHSKLKYYLIASMAILALSCSVEEGEDGVDGMDGAPGIQGEQGPPGQDGEDGADGNANVNSYTFDISSVSGVTYGQNIPELTQSVIDDDVVLGYVKRNINWHQLPAIGHFLPFSISADMTPGFYIIDFVDLTDGSDFAITAGELDLLKVVVIESNSNTTSKNTHPDFSKMTYFEVMDYLGLDY encoded by the coding sequence ATGAAAACAACACATTCAAAACTGAAGTATTATTTAATCGCTAGTATGGCCATACTTGCTTTATCCTGTAGTGTAGAAGAAGGTGAGGATGGCGTAGATGGTATGGACGGTGCACCTGGAATTCAGGGAGAACAAGGGCCTCCCGGGCAAGACGGTGAAGATGGTGCTGATGGAAATGCGAATGTAAATTCGTACACATTTGATATATCAAGTGTGTCGGGGGTCACATATGGACAAAACATTCCAGAATTAACGCAATCAGTAATAGACGATGACGTCGTTCTTGGATATGTAAAACGAAATATAAATTGGCATCAGCTACCCGCTATAGGTCATTTTCTTCCTTTTAGTATATCTGCTGATATGACACCAGGATTTTATATCATTGATTTCGTAGACCTTACAGATGGTAGTGATTTTGCTATTACTGCTGGTGAACTTGATCTTTTGAAAGTGGTTGTCATTGAATCCAACAGCAACACAACGAGCAAAAACACTCATCCCGACTTTTCGAAGATGACATACTTTGAGGTAATGGATTATTTGGGCCTTGACTATTAA
- a CDS encoding glutamine synthetase beta-grasp domain-containing protein — protein MSKSKLEYIWLDGYFPTQNMRSKTKVVNDFSGKLEDCPMWSFDGSSTRQAEGGSSDCLLKPVAIFPDPARKDGYLVMTEVLNADGTPHVSNGRATIDDDDNDFWFGFEQEYFIMDTATQLPLGFPIGGYPAPQGMYYCSVGGKNTHGRDLVEEHADLCIAAGINFEGINQEVASGQWEFQLFAKGAKKAGDEMWVARYLLDRLTEQYGFYIEYHPKPLGKDMDWNGSGMHANFSNTTLRTCGDKATYEKICEAFRPVVKEHIAVYGEFNDQRLTGDHETQSIDEFSFGISDRGASIRIPIATVESGWKGWLEDRRPASNGDPYKIAGRIVKTVKSANV, from the coding sequence ATGAGTAAGTCAAAATTAGAGTACATCTGGTTAGATGGCTATTTTCCAACGCAGAATATGCGAAGTAAAACCAAAGTAGTAAACGACTTTAGCGGCAAATTAGAAGACTGCCCCATGTGGTCTTTTGATGGAAGTTCAACACGACAAGCCGAAGGAGGATCATCCGATTGTTTGTTGAAACCTGTTGCTATCTTCCCAGACCCTGCCCGAAAAGACGGTTATTTAGTCATGACCGAAGTCTTGAATGCCGATGGAACCCCTCATGTATCAAATGGTAGGGCCACTATTGATGATGATGACAATGATTTTTGGTTTGGTTTTGAACAGGAATATTTTATTATGGATACGGCAACACAATTACCTTTGGGCTTCCCCATAGGCGGTTATCCAGCGCCACAAGGCATGTATTACTGCTCAGTAGGTGGTAAAAACACCCATGGCAGGGATTTGGTCGAGGAGCATGCCGATCTGTGTATCGCCGCTGGAATCAACTTTGAAGGTATCAACCAAGAAGTGGCCTCTGGACAATGGGAATTTCAATTGTTCGCCAAAGGTGCCAAAAAAGCCGGGGATGAGATGTGGGTCGCCAGATATTTATTAGACCGCTTGACAGAGCAATACGGATTTTATATAGAATATCACCCTAAACCATTAGGAAAGGATATGGATTGGAACGGTTCGGGTATGCATGCCAACTTCTCGAACACAACATTGAGAACCTGTGGCGATAAGGCTACCTATGAAAAAATTTGTGAAGCTTTCCGACCTGTGGTAAAAGAACATATTGCGGTTTACGGTGAATTTAACGATCAACGTTTGACCGGTGACCACGAAACACAATCCATAGACGAATTCAGCTTTGGTATATCCGACCGTGGGGCATCGATTCGTATTCCGATAGCTACCGTAGAGAGTGGGTGGAAAGGATGGTTAGAAGACAGAAGACCAGCCTCTAACGGTGATCCGTACAAAATTGCAGGTCGAATCGTGAAAACGGTTAAATCTGCAAACGTTTAA
- a CDS encoding YeeE/YedE family protein, whose product MDFILQPWPWYVSGPLIAIVMLSLILFGKTFGMSSNLRTLCSISGAGKYSDFFKFDWKTQRWNLVVVLGAIMGGYIAVNFLSDNSPIALSEQTILDLNELGFENAGKSLLPDKIYGWNTILSLKGASILIIAGLLVGFGTRYAGGCTSGHAITGLSNLQLPSLIAVIGFFMGGLLMTHYILPLLF is encoded by the coding sequence ATGGACTTTATATTACAACCCTGGCCTTGGTACGTTTCAGGCCCCTTGATAGCTATCGTTATGCTGTCACTGATATTATTCGGAAAGACTTTTGGGATGTCCTCCAACCTCAGAACCCTATGCAGCATAAGTGGTGCGGGAAAATATTCCGATTTTTTCAAATTTGACTGGAAAACGCAACGCTGGAACTTGGTCGTTGTTTTAGGTGCCATTATGGGCGGTTATATAGCCGTTAATTTTTTATCAGACAACTCGCCCATAGCCCTAAGCGAACAAACTATCTTGGATTTGAACGAATTGGGATTTGAAAATGCAGGTAAGTCTTTGTTACCGGATAAAATATATGGTTGGAACACTATTTTGAGCCTTAAAGGAGCATCGATATTGATAATAGCAGGACTCTTGGTCGGTTTTGGAACCAGATATGCTGGTGGTTGTACATCTGGCCATGCTATAACCGGACTTAGCAATTTGCAATTACCGTCCTTAATAGCTGTAATCGGTTTTTTTATGGGTGGGCTTTTGATGACTCATTATATTTTACCCTTATTGTTTTAA
- a CDS encoding calcium/sodium antiporter yields the protein MLNLLFVVLGLVLLIVGGNWLLKSAVALSLRLNIPKIVIGMTVVSFATSAPELIVSIKAALDGFPDLALGNVVGSNIANLGLVLAVTVLLGSIDVKKSFYTTDWPVMMVASLMFFGFIYFDSELQQYEGIIMVTCLFLFLVYLLRFQKVAVVDELPEDDVPLPMYKTILFLGLGAVALWGGSELLINGAVGMAKMYGVSDRVIGVTVVSIGTSIPELAASIIAVIKKEKAISLGNLIGSNIFNLLAVLGITSIITPIKVIDQGLLSNDIFWMLGISFLILPLVFIPKGLRLGWRDGLILLMGYIMFIYITIQ from the coding sequence ATGCTAAATCTTCTTTTTGTTGTTTTGGGGCTTGTACTTCTGATTGTGGGCGGTAATTGGCTTTTAAAATCAGCTGTTGCCCTATCGCTTAGGTTGAATATTCCCAAAATAGTAATAGGAATGACGGTAGTCTCTTTCGCCACGTCTGCGCCTGAGTTGATTGTAAGTATCAAAGCGGCATTGGATGGTTTTCCCGATTTGGCCTTGGGCAATGTAGTGGGGTCAAATATCGCCAATCTTGGCCTTGTTCTTGCTGTCACAGTGCTTTTGGGAAGCATTGATGTGAAAAAAAGCTTTTACACTACCGATTGGCCGGTTATGATGGTCGCTTCTTTGATGTTCTTCGGCTTTATTTATTTTGATAGTGAATTACAGCAATATGAAGGTATTATAATGGTCACTTGTTTGTTTCTTTTTTTAGTGTATCTACTTCGCTTTCAAAAGGTTGCTGTTGTTGACGAGTTGCCCGAAGATGATGTTCCGCTACCTATGTACAAAACCATCCTATTTTTAGGGCTGGGTGCTGTTGCGCTTTGGGGCGGTTCGGAGTTGTTGATAAATGGTGCCGTAGGTATGGCCAAAATGTATGGTGTAAGTGATAGGGTAATCGGGGTAACGGTGGTTTCTATTGGTACCAGTATTCCCGAACTGGCTGCTTCTATCATAGCGGTAATAAAAAAGGAAAAGGCCATCTCGTTAGGGAATCTTATCGGGTCCAATATTTTCAATTTATTGGCGGTTTTGGGTATCACATCTATTATAACACCCATTAAAGTAATTGATCAAGGGCTTTTGAGCAACGATATTTTTTGGATGTTGGGCATTTCATTTTTGATACTTCCTTTGGTATTTATCCCGAAGGGGTTACGTTTGGGGTGGAGAGATGGTTTGATTTTGTTAATGGGATACATTATGTTCATCTACATTACCATACAATAA
- a CDS encoding adenine phosphoribosyltransferase, whose amino-acid sequence MDFTKYIRDVEDFPQKGILFKDITPLLQNPEAMKSAMNGLLKMVEHQKIDKVVGMESRGFFFAPILAMRLNAGFVPVRKSGKLPADKISHTYVLEYGTDTLEMHSDSIQKGDKVLVHDDVLATGGTASATCELIENLGGIVVQCNFLIELDFLKGRNRLRPYKIASLLHY is encoded by the coding sequence ATGGATTTTACAAAATATATTCGTGACGTCGAGGATTTTCCACAAAAAGGAATTCTTTTTAAGGATATTACACCTTTATTGCAAAATCCGGAAGCAATGAAATCTGCTATGAATGGCTTGTTAAAAATGGTAGAGCATCAAAAAATCGATAAAGTGGTAGGGATGGAAAGTAGGGGTTTCTTCTTCGCACCCATATTGGCCATGAGACTTAACGCAGGTTTTGTACCCGTTCGAAAATCGGGAAAACTGCCTGCCGATAAAATTAGCCATACCTATGTTTTGGAGTATGGTACCGATACTCTGGAAATGCATTCGGACAGTATTCAAAAAGGAGATAAGGTACTGGTACACGATGATGTTTTGGCGACCGGGGGCACGGCGAGTGCCACTTGTGAACTTATAGAAAATCTTGGAGGGATTGTTGTTCAGTGCAATTTTTTGATTGAACTTGATTTTCTTAAGGGAAGAAACAGGCTAAGACCTTATAAGATAGCCTCTTTATTGCATTATTGA
- a CDS encoding DUF6691 family protein — MKFLKFLFIGVFFGIVLVKSEAVSWYRIYEMFKFQSFHMYGIIGSAVILGMAGIYLIKIFKVKSFEGQPINFQPKQKSFVRYILGGTVFGLGWALAGACPGPMYILLGTGIYSMLIVIMAAVLGTFMYGILKHKLPH; from the coding sequence ATGAAATTTTTAAAATTTTTATTTATAGGAGTTTTCTTTGGAATAGTATTGGTAAAATCCGAAGCAGTTTCGTGGTACCGTATTTATGAGATGTTCAAATTTCAGTCGTTTCATATGTATGGCATTATCGGGTCAGCGGTTATCTTGGGTATGGCCGGAATATATTTGATAAAAATTTTCAAGGTGAAGAGTTTTGAAGGCCAACCCATAAATTTTCAACCAAAACAAAAAAGTTTTGTGCGTTACATTCTAGGCGGTACTGTCTTTGGTTTGGGTTGGGCCTTGGCAGGTGCTTGCCCTGGACCTATGTATATTCTTTTAGGTACTGGGATTTACAGTATGTTAATTGTGATAATGGCAGCGGTATTAGGTACCTTTATGTATGGAATATTAAAACATAAACTGCCACATTAA
- a CDS encoding SsrA-binding protein — protein sequence MKKLVFTLLAKINKIILPSYSKKGLDLSKASKLQMAVIGWRYLVTTNAINQ from the coding sequence ATGAAGAAATTGGTGTTCACGCTTTTGGCGAAAATCAATAAAATAATTTTACCTTCTTATTCCAAAAAAGGACTTGATTTATCCAAAGCCTCAAAACTGCAGATGGCCGTTATTGGTTGGCGATATCTTGTCACCACCAATGCCATAAATCAATAA
- a CDS encoding response regulator — translation MIKVAVLDDHNMVLKGIESMLEDIENIGVIATYNLGKQLLGEIEAEVPDVLLLDINLPDVNGIDICKTLIKKYPDLAILALSNYSETSFIKNMLRNGAKGYLLKNTGKPELITAIETVHTGKQYLPLEIKDILLNDSIGNSTTSFIPKLTRREKEVLSLIVREHTTQEISEKLFISPKTVESHRNNLTQKLGVRNTAGLVRVALEKGLLD, via the coding sequence ATGATAAAGGTAGCGGTTTTAGATGATCACAACATGGTACTAAAAGGTATTGAAAGCATGTTGGAAGATATTGAAAATATTGGTGTTATCGCTACCTATAACTTGGGAAAACAACTATTAGGGGAAATCGAAGCTGAAGTGCCTGATGTTTTGTTGCTGGATATTAATCTACCAGATGTCAACGGTATCGATATATGTAAAACCCTTATAAAAAAATATCCTGATCTGGCGATTTTGGCTTTATCCAATTATAGCGAAACTAGTTTCATTAAAAATATGCTCAGAAATGGGGCCAAGGGCTATTTATTAAAGAACACTGGCAAGCCAGAACTGATAACCGCAATTGAAACCGTGCATACCGGAAAGCAATATTTACCCCTGGAAATAAAAGATATTCTGCTTAACGATAGCATCGGTAATTCCACTACTTCTTTCATCCCCAAATTGACCAGGCGCGAAAAAGAAGTACTGTCCCTTATCGTTAGAGAACATACCACGCAAGAGATATCTGAGAAGCTCTTTATTAGTCCAAAAACAGTGGAAAGCCACCGTAATAACCTTACCCAAAAACTTGGGGTGCGAAATACGGCCGGACTCGTGCGTGTGGCTTTGGAAAAAGGCCTATTGGATTAA